The genome window accgcagcttaggctcagtagtttcagttgtgtgagcacaTACTCTTGGACTTATATATCCGGTAGTGTCcatatgagtggaatttatggctcggtgagtgATTGGATGTCTATGTGATGAGTATGACGTGATTGCAGTATGCGTTCAGATGGTTTGGATGTGGTGAGAAGAGTTTGCTTAGGATGTGGAAAGGACTATTGAATGCTCGCTTTCTATGGATGTGTTATACAGACTCGAGTTATGATCATTTTGAGGGAAATTTCATGTCGTTTATTTGTGGAACAAAGTATATTGGCATGTCTTGTGGATGAGTTCAGACTAAGGAAGATTAAAGGATTGCATAGTTATTGTGGCTGTAAAAGGGTATAAGGAGATGTcggtttgaggctaagcaggtgggttcacctgcggggtaatctacagatgtgtgatccttatgatgttgtgtggagagtttctttctaccagtgggttatatgtgttgcgatttgagtttggttCGGTGGTGAAAGTGGacctgactatcacgaggatgaatgcaagcttagtagatgatttgaggcaTTTTATGGGTTATGTTGCAGGAGCTTGTGAAGGATTTAGTAAAACCCACTATGAGATTAtgacagtaataaagtatgggtattgtgagttatcagatgttttattctatggctttgagccaagtgggggagtctaccaacagtgatttgattgcatggttatgtgttgtattggtttcagtctaagacatacttgtggatcagttatgacttacagatgctggttttgaggatgacttgagtaaggaatttctggatgcatgatatattacaccttatggatatatggaagtCTTGGAAATGGACTACGGTTGTTATTcgtgatggatgtaatgtacCAAGAAAAAAGAGATCCATTCGGTTGCTTAGatgtgtggattacttctttgggttatATTGTCAATGGGACACAGGTCGTTcgacccgtttgggcggtgcaattgtgATTTAAGcagagtagatgactctcgagaaggttctaatagatttaagatttatatgtggcaattgagaattttctaGATTTTATATATGGCTAAGATCTGGGATTTGCATCGGATGGTGTCGGGaatcgcggtatttctatatcattatgaatTCTATATTTCAATATCATAGAGATAAAGAAAACgactttaggttcacataaggtctcttcagagtgggtatctcggacGCAATATTCTCTGTGTCTAAATGGGAATGCAGCGGCTTTTGGGATTTTGTGAGatgtggtttcatgctaggatttCTCGTGGTGAGCATTGAGTTAAAGGTTGTAGTGTGTTAGCAAAGCGAaatgttaacttgaaggcaattcaaAAGAAACTCAgaggaaataggacaacttggtagtaggttggatcagtatggtaatggtatgatcgATTCTTTTGGTTCTTACGATGTGATGAGGCTTTACAAGTGCTTTGTGGAAATACTCTTTGGTTTGGCGACCtatgtgacttggttgagttagacggattcagttctgatggcttggttaggTGCATATGGATTTcgtagagttctcgatgatttctaccatTGGTTGAGATGTATATTTTCTACCGACATGAGGATTATGTTGCATACTATGATTTTCTCCCGGATGGGATaaagtggaaggtttctaactaattgAGTATGTATTTTTCTTGTGACTAAGAATTAATAATAAGGTTCTCATGTTTTTGTACGATGGCCTGATAGAGGCGGTGTGTGGTCTAAGATttggatttgcatgtgcaagtatacaGTTCAGTTTCAAAAGGAAGGTCATGATTTTATGCAGCACAGACGATTTTAGATGGTGAGAAAAATGTTGGCACTATTTGGTATTACATTAGAAGAGTGTacattcagaaggcgcactgcgttttgacttacggatgcttctttggtattgtggtactcgccTAGTTGATCGATTGACGATATTCAGATTTTTACTATGTGGCACGGaaaaattatagaagtattcctcgtggtatgatcgtgtatgagagatgtgttagacatttgagtggtggagttggtatcagctttggtgattcgtgtgttctatggatttggagactgggagttctcagaagaagattgtttcatggttatggactgtgaagATGTTGCCAAAGTTATCTAGCtagtagtatgtgttatggttaggacattgtggacttttggaggattatttatctatttgtggatgaccggGGTTGATTTGGggctcattggtaggcctaatgaggatatgtattctacaccgggtcggattggcTGACTCCGTACTGCTATTATTGGGGGATTGGCCATTCAGTTAGAATTGATCTTATTCGTATtcgatatgttctatgtgttacttttCTATGCTACAATGGGTTGCGATCTATTGGTTACTTGCACATTAGATGCGTTTCTGTTTGGGCTGTGCGGTAAAGTTCGAACGAGAAGGttattagggtgttgaatggttgattgcgccttggttatgctCTTTCCTATTTATGGTATATGGTGCTATCTGTTTCTCCATGGTTAtagtcatgcacttcgtgtacttgatgtcgaattacgTATGGTTGTTGATtcttttgagcattgtggcttgaggtatttcatatggatcgatGTTTGGATAGGGTCATGCATTGTAGCAGAGTTATGATTGGCTATGATACTTTGTTTTAGAtctgtgtgtcttggttctactatgtgtgattGGTTCGTAGCATTGCATTTGTGGTGGTATCTATTGAACTTGCGGGACAGTTctatcatttgagtcattttccatgtttgaatacatttgaattgttgcttattggtgcacggattgcatagtttgtggctctaggtagtattggtATGACATATCAatagagtagcttgtatttgatgagatgaagTCTTTGGGCCTGAATTGAttgctatcgaatttgattacaGTGTCTTTGGAAGAGTAATATCGGAAGTCAACTTAGAATTTGAGCTATGGTTCTGGTTAGGCGAGAGAGATCTGTGACTTATTgatatgatgagtggttatgagctTCTGTGTGTTTaattcatcattggcagtgtacgaaggtttagaacaaggattatattttatatgaggTTCATTACCGGTACAAGTTTTATTTTATAGCAGCTACGGTGATTGGAAATTATTGCTACGAGAATgagagttatgtggtatatcatgtgatttcatcgtgggttatggttatggcttgatacagcttgctTAGACTTATAAAGGGTGTAGACATGAGATTAGACGCGAGATTCGGGTTTGGTAAtggattccggatgttggaaatttggttctaaagtttacggactaaggttgaagtaacgatcttcagttatgttgtgttgttaggCGTGCATCGATTGGGGTGACttgggatcacccatgggtatgtgcAAGGTGAGTTACATGgcaatttgatggctttggaacgactcttatcatgttcgaggacgaacgtatatttcgGTAGGGGAGAATAAAATgcctcgaccggtcattttgagcatttgcactttgctcgatgGTTTGAGGGCATGATTAGCTCTGTATGATATATAATGACTTCTGTGTATCGTCGGTTTCGGATTTCGAGTGATTatgaattagtttggaagaatgaatttcatgttcgaagctttaagttggaagagttgaccaagtttaaattttgtatatttgactcctgaatggagttttgatggtttcattaGGTTCGGAtggcaattttggacttgggcatatgcccggatttgcatttgggtgTTTCTAGAAGGCTTcgacactatttggcgaaagttgggaatttgaaggtttggaatgttcataagtttgaccgggagttgacttcaatgttatcgggttcagattgttattctgggagttggaatagttTCGATATGTCATTTGGAATTTGTTTTTCAAATTTTGGATTCATTCTGGATTGGGtaggcttgaatcggacgcttggttcgaagtttgatgtttatgaacttaagagattaaTCTTTATcaacgattcgtggttttgatgttattatgtgtgatttgaggcctcgagtaggtcaataatatattttgggacttattggtatgttcgtacggcgtcccaaggggctcgggtgagtttcggggtggtttcggaccatttttaggccatttttagttgttggtttttggctacaggggTGTGCATCATGATCATGAACTTTGGGCCGCATTCGTGAAGAGCAAACTGCTGTTTTAGGCACtgtcgcgatcgcggaagccttttggCGATCGCATAGAATAAAATTATGTTGTCACTGACCCGAATTttaaagcttatatcttgcaatctataagaaatttagagatgatcctaaaaagaaagttgtagccctttataTCTTTTAGAAAATCAAACCGTTTGGAATTTGTAGttatgtacaaaaggttatggctgATGCATTACAGACTGTTTGAGAAAAGTTTGGGAAGGGTAATGGAAATTTGTTCATcgccatctacattaggaacacataatcgcccttggtaccttagtgtaccatcatccatgccatgTGAAAAAGTCATAGTCTTATGTTTGTGAATCCCCTCGTTCaactgtaccaacaatggatcatcatattgcttctctttgacttccacaaaaagcgatgattcagccctattttgcacaaccaCTCCTCTTTCACTAGTCCGCAacacgaactcccaaactagccaaccgatgaacctccttggccaacggcctttgatatgcctctaagtgagccaaactacccatatattTTGGGCTAAGAGCATCCAACACAACAttagcctttcccggatgatagagAGTATCgatgtcatagtccttgagtagctcaagccatcttctctgcctcatattcaatttcttatgtttgaaaatatattgaaggctcttatggtccgtgaatatatccacatgaaccccatacaaataatgacgctaaATCTTCAATGCGAAAACCACCATCgcgagctctaagtcatgtgttggatagttcttctcatgatttattagttgcctagaagcataagcgatcacctttccatgttgcatcaatacacaccctagtctgattctcgaagcatcacaatatactacaaaccTATCTGTGCCCActggtaaggtcaacaccggtgtcgtagtctgtaaggccccgtaaaaatttgcaaaaagaaaataatgtttcgtggtgctgaATGGTTTTTacgtgttgaggattatagaaattctttgcggTGAGCTTGCGAGTCgcgactcggactttttgggttgaacaatgcaccggaaagtaaaggaaaatttttggcaaaaaagcgcatttctgcggtccattatgcgaccgcagaaccactctgctggccgcataatggccgcataagTGGGCAGGAGAGGGCCAGTCTgggagcaattatgcggtcgactatgcgaccacataactattatgcgatgcattatgcgaccgtataacaattatgcggaccgcatacacagaTAGATTTTTGGTCtttttggtctgtaattatgcgaccgatatgcggtccgcatatccattatgcggtcgcatatgcgaccgcagaacctgttccggagctccatttttgggtttttaaaacccggccctatttcgttaaatacactcgttgggccatttttgagctataatctgatattttagagtaaaagagagtgccctagagtgagaaagtattcttcaataattgttcttcaattcttgcccaagttttggaagattaagaagggaaactcactaggtcttcatcctagaggtaagattctacaccctaaccctcactttcaaattttgtgtagaattggataattagcaagataatttctaggcaggagggttgtttatttacatgcatatgatatcaaggggtgtaggaagattgttgaactaggcatggtaaagattgggttgtgggatgatggaattctccataaaagggccttgaaaccttatgcacacctagtgtttgacaaaatgctcaaatgagctagaaccatgatcatcttcctaattttggttcgatttgttatatttctaaaatagattgaagttgctaagaatttcggaacatttagagtgtaaggaagctcaagtgaggtatgttggctaaacccttctttaagaattggaattcccattatccttataagttccaagatgttgattacaaatcgagtattctgataagttttgtgataaagatatatgttcaatttgtgtttcaaatgctcttatcatattgcattataaattgaggatgtgtttcaaactatggattgtgtatccacatgttataatttcaagtcatgatttatgtgaaagctattatgccaagttgtctagagattgggattttgatacacctccacccgcatatattggggtgaggcggcatgaccactttgtgtagggattatggtattgtgggactgcacctccacccgcatacattggggtgaggcggtacgactgctttgtgtatagtttggtattattgtggcaccaccacccacatatatatattggggtgaggcggcatagaagctttgtgttggtattggtatcgttgatgcatttccacccgcatacattggggtgaggcggcatagctactttttgttggtattggtatcgttgatgcatttccacccgcaaacattagggtgaggcggcatagccgcttgtgTAGGTTCTtcgtactgtggttatacatccacccgcatacattgaggtgaggcggtagggccgcttaagtagagttgtggtattgtacttatacctccacctgcatacatcgggtgatgcggtggggccgctttgtgtgaagatggttacagaggatctcatcttaaatcatgtaaatgttattgatagctcttaataagctttcTCTAGTTTAAAaggttatttatattattctattaccgaactggttcatcatattcatcttgtatttctgaattcttaaattggtgtttagttttcatactagtactattcgacggtactaacgtcccttttgctgggggcgctgaatctttaaatggatgcaggtggttccacagcaggagatattgatcagtgatagcagtacactttcttcccagctgacttggtgagccccacttcatcctgaggtcatgtatcttttgttctttgtgtattctgtttgaggtatagccggggccttgttgccggcattatcattgtactcatctttatctataaaggctccgtagacatagtgtgggttgtataatggtgctggggaagtcaaactcgtgtgttgtgcttgaattactatttccacttcagattatgaaaaatatgtttggaattgttactttaaaataaagtaactaatggtaagaaattagtattgcagacatgatcactttattggttgattaacgaaaacatatgtattctctttattcatgagtgagtttgggtagaaggaaatctaataggcttgatcggtcgcgctcctcggttttggggcgtgacatagtcaatcttgatttcaactcttggaagctcttttcacaagcatctgaccattggaacttaactctCTTCTGCGTCAATTCAGTCAACGGGGaagcaagagtagagaacccctcctcaaactttctgtaataaccagctaagcccaagaaactgcgaatctttgTTGGTGTtgtaggccaattcttcacagcttcAATCTTCTGCGGATCAACCTTAACTCCTTCTCTAGAGATGTCAagacccaagaatgtgatagattcaagccaaaatttacACTTCGAAAATTCGCATACAACTGGTGCTGATATATAGTCTATAGAACTGTcctgagatgatcagcatggtcctctagacttcgtgaatatataagaatatcgtcaatgaacatcatcacaaaggagtcaagaaaatgCTTGAatactcgattcataagatccatgaaagctgtcggggtatttgttagcccaaaggacattaccagaaatttgaattgcccatatcgggttctgaaagctgttttaggaatatcctgctccctgatcttcaattggtgatacccggaccttAAAATCAATTTTGGAAAAGTACTTGGCATTCTGCAATTGGTCGAACAAGTaatctatccttggtagtgggtacttattttttattgtgaccttgttgagctgccgatagtcaatacacattctcagtaacccatctttcttccttacaaagaggaccggtgcgccccaaggtggcATActtggccggatgaaacccttctctaacaaatcgttcatttgttcctttagctccttcaattctgtcagTTCCATTCTctaaggtggaatagatataggttgtgtgcctagcatcacatcaatcccaaaatcaatctccatgtctggtgggatcctagggagctcatccggaaagaccgaAATTCATTTACAACTGatacagactcaagtgtaggttcCTTAGCATTGGTGTCATTAACCcaaaccaaatggtaaatacaccccttgttgatcatcttcgtggccttaaggtaagaaataaacctacccttcagcaccacatcatcccccttccattcgaTAACTGGTGTATTCGGAAAATCAAACCTAACgattctggttcggcaatcaagcttggtaaaacatgaataaagccagttcatccctattattacatcaaaaaTTAATTATCCCCAACTCagtgagatcggccatggtatcccgaccacaCACCATgaccacaatccctataaacccgcgcggcaaTAATAGACTCACTAACTAGAGTAGATACGaagaacgactcatgaagttgttccggttctatcccaaattccatagcaacataatgAGTGACATAGGATAAAAtggaatcgggatcaataagggcatataaATCATgatattggacagtcaatataccggtgaagacatctggagaagcctctgaactctggcgacccctcatagcatagaaacggatGGCACATCCCGAACTCTGtacaccacccctagctgcaccacgccttgCGGGTGctagtgcctcgagctggaggaggtactGCGGATGTAGTGGCTACCGAACTGGCTGGGTGTGCCGTACCCTTGACCACACTATGGTGGGATGAacggcaatccctctgaatgtgacccctcatactgCACCTGTAGCATATGGTTTGGTCCATGAATCAGGCCCCAAAATGCATCTTCCCTCACCTAGGGCATGAGGGCCTCTACTGTTGGAATCTCCCTCCAGGCCGACCCTACTGGTGGGGTACCCTATTTCCCTTACTGGGCCTGAAATGACTCCACTGCTGCTGACGGGaccctgatggcggtgcactaaccgaagactgagcaaaggactgggatggccctgacgaccctcccctgaatgttaTCCTAtcaccaccaccaccggaagaaccaccaaagttgcccgcagaccgggccttattgctaccctctcACTCCATTCCTATTATTCAATTTGTGagtctctgtagcttgagcaaatgccaccatcttctcatagttcatatcagaattcaaggcagttgtagcagcctcattaattaccaaggggcagaggccctgcacaaaccggcgcacccTTGCCTCCATAGTGGGGAACATGTAGATGGAATACTTGGACAAGCACGCAAacctcatatggtactcccacacactcacgCTACCCTTCTTCAAGCTCTCAAACTCAGCGGtatgggctgccttagtctcagcaggcaagaaatggtcagTCAAGGTGTTGGCAAATTCactccaccttgccggagggctcccttcctcacgagagtcctcccacatctcaaaccaagaataagaCACCCCTTTTaggtggtaggaggccaactccactcccttcatctcagtagcatgcataacttggagggtcttgtgcatctcatcaataaagtcctagGGGTCCTCCTGAGggtcagtacctgtgaacactggagggtccagctgaagaaacttgttcaccctagaactagcagAATTCCCTTGCTGGCtggaagaagcaggtgcaacattcgatctctaagcttgggaagccactatctaagccaacatttgtatggctcccctaagaacCCCATAAGAAACACCGGGACCGGAAGCTGGGCTGGAGGTGGAATAGCTTCACCCTTAGTAGGAGTAGGGATTGGTGCAGTCGGAGTaggagtagtagaatcaggcgGTGTAGTagctgggggaatatcctcaccccgcGGGTGCTCACCCACATCACCAGGTATAGAACCAActaccactcctggggtgacattggctccttggccagttcttgcttttttcctaggtgccatatactgaaaattagagcaatgcacgagttagaggaggaatagTCTTACAATCAGTTCTATCGTACGATCTTGAACGTCCAGAAGGGTATTATTtgtaaatgcccaagtagcctactaattatagatgtggttagcaacacaccgataagaaggactttactagatacggctccgagacatcctaggacactttaaaaccttaggctctgataccaagcttgacACGCTCTGACCTCGAGGAGCGCGATCGACGCTCAACTAAGATAACCTGGCCAAGCAAGCTTGTACAATGCCTTCTACCCAGACTCCCCCATGAATAGAGAGAaggtatatttcattaattagaccatGAGAAGGTTACATGAACAATCCAAATTTCATTACCGTTAGAACTTCATTCAAGATTTACCAAAATACtgcattacacattcatagtttaggaGTGGAAACATAAGATACAAATACAATCATTTTTAATTAGACTTCCCAAAACAAAGGTACCACCCACGCCATGTctgcggagcctctaatagatacaaaagagtagcatgatggtgtcggcaacaaggctccggctatacctcaaaaacatatacatagaggacaagagatacaagaccccgaaataaaatgaggctcaccaagtcagctaaggagagggtgtgttgctatcactgatcaatatcgcctgctatggaaccacctgcatccattaaagatacagctcCCACGGCaaaggggacgttagtacatatggaatagtagtagtatgtaaaactaaacaccctctcaatagaacgagtaacaataaaaggagaaggaaacatgaaatcaataagagcctcaaacagtatcaaggtgtcaagttaggatAAAAGTAAATTTCAAGTATGTTTcaatatttataatttgggagatctttagtactgatataacaccgtatttttagcacggGGTCTAATCTCagctcgatcggctaagccatctcaccccgagacatccaatcacaacaccaccatgtgtgcagcatggcatccgatctcagcccgatcggctaagccgtctcactaAAATGtcatgtgggtcgacatcacatcacatcctgctagcaataatctcatcccatttaagggaaaatatctcaacacatcaatttCATCCCATATTTAACAATCCCGTCACatcaacacggggatttacccctcaatcactcctacatcaacacggggatttacccctcaatcactcctacatcaGCATGTATAGTTTTCAGGTtaggttatttcgacctacccttcctcggtgactaaacgatactcccaaaccatttattatttaaaggatttacaactcatttcataatctttcacacgtcttcccattttattggcactagtggccataattgtaatatcattcttggcacgtcggccatatttcatatttcatactcacccctATAACTTTCAAGAATTACCATGAATTATCATCAATAAGagaatttcaaatcaagactttaagcacACATATGAACAaacaagagtcttaagcacattgagtttctcTTCC of Nicotiana tomentosiformis chromosome 7, ASM39032v3, whole genome shotgun sequence contains these proteins:
- the LOC138896006 gene encoding uncharacterized protein; the protein is MHKTLQVMHATEMKGVELASYHLKGVSYSWFEMWEDSREEGSPPARWSEFANTLTDHFLPAETKAAHTAEFESLKKGSVSVWEYHMRFACLSKYSIYMFPTMEARVRRFVQGLCPLVINEAATTALNSDMNYEKMVAFAQATETHKLNNRNGVRG